A single region of the Bicyclus anynana chromosome 14, ilBicAnyn1.1, whole genome shotgun sequence genome encodes:
- the LOC112046464 gene encoding histone deacetylase 4 isoform X4, whose product MSANPTAVTATEMAHESASGAEGSPQHTPSPPHASHLPSDSSFHHQIMQSPRKNHIAERAKQSLDNNFLMQLKKQQQLQQEILLQHFQQQRQQLAEQHQQQIRQHLKLWEQQKAMEEAALREAREAREAREARERHERDRVELLRKKDKLEPSANASTQVKQKLQEFLKKKQAAANANGTINNSPYRNWGIVKSSSGESITSAGATATAHPYRLTAPLPLTLNAPPPPAPSDFPLRKTASEPNMLKVRLKARVIERRASPLARRPLKTRIKHRNCEGGSPRNSPPGAVAAPIREEEEGGRAPELLFSSPSLPNISLGRPHAAPRHAPPAPPATVALPVVSEAEAYCGAALGARLAKRPLGRTHSAPLPLGDPALQPPSAHHYLRDQIRKTVLTRAHDAAQQLREEEPEVIDLTARRAPAPAPDEPDAPDAPGALPLARALSSPLVGARAPSTGLAYDALMLKHGCQCGAHAPTHPEHGGRLQSVWARLCETGLAARTERTRARKATLEELQSVHTEAHVAAWAGRPAPGGDARVRLVRLACGGLGVDADTAFSDAHTPAAARLAAGALLDLALRTARGELRNGFAVVRPPGHHAEPGQAMGFCFFNNVAVAARALQTRLGLRRILIVDWDVHHGNGTQQIFYEDPRVLYVSLHRHDHGNFFPGTGAASECGAGAGLGYSVNVAWPGAPPLGDAEYLAAFRCVVMPIAAEFDPEIVLVSCGFDAAAGHPAPLGGYRVSAACFAHMTRELQALAGGRVVLALEGGYDLAAVCDCAQECVRALLGERPPGLALAELARAPAPHAQAALRAAIAAQAPHWPGVRRFAALVGLSALEAGGAAARLQSDRDAADTAAAMASLSVAPPQAQPLALRRAACEEPMEQDEGK is encoded by the exons AGCCCGAGAAAGAACCATATCGCGGAGAGGGCGAAACAGTCTTTAGACAATAATTTCCTGATGCAA CTGAAGAAGCAGCAACAGTTGCAACAAGAGATATTGTTGCAGCACTTCCAGCAGCAGCGCCAGCAGCTCGCCGAGCAGCACCAGCAACAGATCAGGCAGCATTTAAAG CTATGGGAGCAACAGAAGGCGATGGAGGAGGCCGCGCTGCGGGAGGCGCGCGAGGCCCGCGAGGCGCGCGAGGCCCGCGAGCGGCACGAGCGCGACCGCGTCGAGCTGCTGCGCAAGAAAGACAAGCTGGAGCCCAGCGCCAACGCCTCCACACAAGTCAAGCAGAAGCTGCAG GAATTCCTGAAGAAAAAACAAGCGGCAGCAAATGCCAATggaacaataaataattcaccCTACAGAAATTG GGGCATCGTGAAGTCGTCGTCGGGCGAGTCCATCACGTCGGCGGGCGCCACGGCCACGGCGCACCCCTACCGGCTCACGGCGCCGCTGCCGCTCACGCTCaacgcgccgccgccgcccgcgcccagcGACTTCCCGCTGCGCAAGACCG CGTCGGAGCCCAATATGCTGAAGGTGCGGCTCAAGGCGCGCGTCATCGAGCGCCGCGCCTCGCCACTCGCGCGCCGCCCGCTCAAGACGCGCATCAAGCATCGCA ACTGCGAGGGCGGCTCGCCGCGCAACTCGCCGCCGGGCGCGGTGGCGGCGCCCATCCGCGAGGAGGAGGAGGGAGGGCGCGCGCCCGAGCTGCTCTTCTCGTCGCCCTCGCTGCCCAACATCTCGCTGGGCCGCCCGCACGCCGCGCCGCGccacgcgccgcccgcgccgccg GCGACGGTGGCGCTGCCGGTGGTGTCGGAGGCGGAGGCGTACTGCGGCGCGGCGCTGGGCGCGCGGCTGGCCAAGCGGCCGCTGGGCCGCACGCACTCGGCGCCGCTGCCGCTGGGCGACCCCGCGCTGCAGCCGCCGTCCGCGCACCACTACCTGCGCGACCAGATCCGCAAGACGGTGCTGACGCGCGCGCACGACGCGGCGCAGCAGCTGCGCGAGGAGGAGCCCGAGGTCATCGACCTGACGGCGCGccgcgcgcccgcgcccgcgcccgacGAGCCCGACGCGCCCGATGCGCCCGGCGCGTTGCCGCTGGCGCGCGCGCTGTCCTCGCCGCTCGTGGGCGCGCGCGCGCCCTCCACCGGCCTCGCCTACGACGCGCTCATGCTCAAACACGG GTGCCAGTGCGGCGCCCACGCGCCCACGCACCCGGAGCACGGCGGGCGGCTGCAGTCGGTGTGGGCGCGCCTGTGCGAGACGGGGCTGGCGGCGCGCACGGAGCGCACGCGCGCGCGCAAGGCCACGCTGGAGGAGCTGCAGAGCGTGCACACGGAGGCGCACGTGGCGGCGTGGGCGGGCCGGCCGGCGCCGGGCGGCGACGCGCGCGTGCGGCTCGTGCGGCTGGCGTGCGGCGGGCTGGGCGTGGACGCCGACACGGCCTTCAGCGACGCGCACACGCCGGCCGCCGCGCGCCTGGCCGCCGGCGCGCTGCTGGACCTGGCGCTGCGCACGGCGCGCGGCGAGCTGCGCAACGGGTTCGCCGTGGTGCGCCCGCCCGGCCACCACGCCGAGCCCGGCCAGGCCATGGGCTTCTGCTTCTTCAACAACGTGGCggtggcggcgcgcgcgctgcaGACGCGCCTGGGCCTGCGCCGCATCCTCATCGTGGACTGGGACGTGCACCACGGCAACGGCACGCAGCAGATCTTCTACGAGGACCCGCGCGTGCTGTACGTCAGCCTGCACCGGCACGACCACGGCAACTTCTTCCCCGGCACCGGCGCCGCCAGCGAGTGCGGCGCGGGCGCCGGGCTCGGCTACAGCGTCAACGTGGCGTGGCCCGGCGCGCCGCCGCTGGGCGACGCCGAGTACCTGGCCGCCTTCCGCTGCGTCGTGATGCCCATCGCCGCCGAGTTCGACCCCGAGATCGTGCTCGTGTCGTGCGGCTTCGACGCCGCCGCCGGCCACCCCGCGCCGCTGGGCGGCTACCGCGTGTCGGCCGCGTGCTTCGCGCACATGACGCGCGAGCTGCAGGCGCTGGCGGGCGGGCGCGTGGTGCTGGCGCTGGAGGGCGGCTACGACCTGGCCGCCGTGTGCGACTGCGCGCAGGAGTGCGTGCGCGCGCTGCTGGGCGAGCGCCCGCCCGGCCTGGCGCTGGCCGAGCTggcgcgcgcgcccgcgccgcacgcGCAGGCCGCGCTGCGCGCCGCCATCGCCGCGCAGGCGCCGCACTGGCCCGGCGTGCGCCGCTTCGCCGCGCTCGTGGGGCTGTCGGCGCTggaggcgggcggcgcggcggcgcgcctGCAGAGCGACCGCGACGCCGCCGACACGGCCGCCGCCATGGCGTCGCTGTCGGTGGCGCCGCCGCAGGCGCAGCCGCTGGCGCTGCGGCGCGCGGCGTGCGAGGAGCCCATGGAGCAGGACGAGGGCAAGTGA
- the LOC112046464 gene encoding histone deacetylase 4 isoform X6, translating to MYVINLEMAHESASGAEGSPQHTPSPPHASHLPSDSSFHHQIMQSPRKNHIAERAKQSLDNNFLMQLKKQQQLQQEILLQHFQQQRQQLAEQHQQQIRQHLKLWEQQKAMEEAALREAREAREAREARERHERDRVELLRKKDKLEPSANASTQVKQKLQEFLKKKQAAANANGTINNSPYRNWGIVKSSSGESITSAGATATAHPYRLTAPLPLTLNAPPPPAPSDFPLRKTASEPNMLKVRLKARVIERRASPLARRPLKTRIKHRNCEGGSPRNSPPGAVAAPIREEEEGGRAPELLFSSPSLPNISLGRPHAAPRHAPPAPPATVALPVVSEAEAYCGAALGARLAKRPLGRTHSAPLPLGDPALQPPSAHHYLRDQIRKTVLTRAHDAAQQLREEEPEVIDLTARRAPAPAPDEPDAPDAPGALPLARALSSPLVGARAPSTGLAYDALMLKHGCQCGAHAPTHPEHGGRLQSVWARLCETGLAARTERTRARKATLEELQSVHTEAHVAAWAGRPAPGGDARVRLVRLACGGLGVDADTAFSDAHTPAAARLAAGALLDLALRTARGELRNGFAVVRPPGHHAEPGQAMGFCFFNNVAVAARALQTRLGLRRILIVDWDVHHGNGTQQIFYEDPRVLYVSLHRHDHGNFFPGTGAASECGAGAGLGYSVNVAWPGAPPLGDAEYLAAFRCVVMPIAAEFDPEIVLVSCGFDAAAGHPAPLGGYRVSAACFAHMTRELQALAGGRVVLALEGGYDLAAVCDCAQECVRALLGERPPGLALAELARAPAPHAQAALRAAIAAQAPHWPGVRRFAALVGLSALEAGGAAARLQSDRDAADTAAAMASLSVAPPQAQPLALRRAACEEPMEQDEGK from the exons AGCCCGAGAAAGAACCATATCGCGGAGAGGGCGAAACAGTCTTTAGACAATAATTTCCTGATGCAA CTGAAGAAGCAGCAACAGTTGCAACAAGAGATATTGTTGCAGCACTTCCAGCAGCAGCGCCAGCAGCTCGCCGAGCAGCACCAGCAACAGATCAGGCAGCATTTAAAG CTATGGGAGCAACAGAAGGCGATGGAGGAGGCCGCGCTGCGGGAGGCGCGCGAGGCCCGCGAGGCGCGCGAGGCCCGCGAGCGGCACGAGCGCGACCGCGTCGAGCTGCTGCGCAAGAAAGACAAGCTGGAGCCCAGCGCCAACGCCTCCACACAAGTCAAGCAGAAGCTGCAG GAATTCCTGAAGAAAAAACAAGCGGCAGCAAATGCCAATggaacaataaataattcaccCTACAGAAATTG GGGCATCGTGAAGTCGTCGTCGGGCGAGTCCATCACGTCGGCGGGCGCCACGGCCACGGCGCACCCCTACCGGCTCACGGCGCCGCTGCCGCTCACGCTCaacgcgccgccgccgcccgcgcccagcGACTTCCCGCTGCGCAAGACCG CGTCGGAGCCCAATATGCTGAAGGTGCGGCTCAAGGCGCGCGTCATCGAGCGCCGCGCCTCGCCACTCGCGCGCCGCCCGCTCAAGACGCGCATCAAGCATCGCA ACTGCGAGGGCGGCTCGCCGCGCAACTCGCCGCCGGGCGCGGTGGCGGCGCCCATCCGCGAGGAGGAGGAGGGAGGGCGCGCGCCCGAGCTGCTCTTCTCGTCGCCCTCGCTGCCCAACATCTCGCTGGGCCGCCCGCACGCCGCGCCGCGccacgcgccgcccgcgccgccg GCGACGGTGGCGCTGCCGGTGGTGTCGGAGGCGGAGGCGTACTGCGGCGCGGCGCTGGGCGCGCGGCTGGCCAAGCGGCCGCTGGGCCGCACGCACTCGGCGCCGCTGCCGCTGGGCGACCCCGCGCTGCAGCCGCCGTCCGCGCACCACTACCTGCGCGACCAGATCCGCAAGACGGTGCTGACGCGCGCGCACGACGCGGCGCAGCAGCTGCGCGAGGAGGAGCCCGAGGTCATCGACCTGACGGCGCGccgcgcgcccgcgcccgcgcccgacGAGCCCGACGCGCCCGATGCGCCCGGCGCGTTGCCGCTGGCGCGCGCGCTGTCCTCGCCGCTCGTGGGCGCGCGCGCGCCCTCCACCGGCCTCGCCTACGACGCGCTCATGCTCAAACACGG GTGCCAGTGCGGCGCCCACGCGCCCACGCACCCGGAGCACGGCGGGCGGCTGCAGTCGGTGTGGGCGCGCCTGTGCGAGACGGGGCTGGCGGCGCGCACGGAGCGCACGCGCGCGCGCAAGGCCACGCTGGAGGAGCTGCAGAGCGTGCACACGGAGGCGCACGTGGCGGCGTGGGCGGGCCGGCCGGCGCCGGGCGGCGACGCGCGCGTGCGGCTCGTGCGGCTGGCGTGCGGCGGGCTGGGCGTGGACGCCGACACGGCCTTCAGCGACGCGCACACGCCGGCCGCCGCGCGCCTGGCCGCCGGCGCGCTGCTGGACCTGGCGCTGCGCACGGCGCGCGGCGAGCTGCGCAACGGGTTCGCCGTGGTGCGCCCGCCCGGCCACCACGCCGAGCCCGGCCAGGCCATGGGCTTCTGCTTCTTCAACAACGTGGCggtggcggcgcgcgcgctgcaGACGCGCCTGGGCCTGCGCCGCATCCTCATCGTGGACTGGGACGTGCACCACGGCAACGGCACGCAGCAGATCTTCTACGAGGACCCGCGCGTGCTGTACGTCAGCCTGCACCGGCACGACCACGGCAACTTCTTCCCCGGCACCGGCGCCGCCAGCGAGTGCGGCGCGGGCGCCGGGCTCGGCTACAGCGTCAACGTGGCGTGGCCCGGCGCGCCGCCGCTGGGCGACGCCGAGTACCTGGCCGCCTTCCGCTGCGTCGTGATGCCCATCGCCGCCGAGTTCGACCCCGAGATCGTGCTCGTGTCGTGCGGCTTCGACGCCGCCGCCGGCCACCCCGCGCCGCTGGGCGGCTACCGCGTGTCGGCCGCGTGCTTCGCGCACATGACGCGCGAGCTGCAGGCGCTGGCGGGCGGGCGCGTGGTGCTGGCGCTGGAGGGCGGCTACGACCTGGCCGCCGTGTGCGACTGCGCGCAGGAGTGCGTGCGCGCGCTGCTGGGCGAGCGCCCGCCCGGCCTGGCGCTGGCCGAGCTggcgcgcgcgcccgcgccgcacgcGCAGGCCGCGCTGCGCGCCGCCATCGCCGCGCAGGCGCCGCACTGGCCCGGCGTGCGCCGCTTCGCCGCGCTCGTGGGGCTGTCGGCGCTggaggcgggcggcgcggcggcgcgcctGCAGAGCGACCGCGACGCCGCCGACACGGCCGCCGCCATGGCGTCGCTGTCGGTGGCGCCGCCGCAGGCGCAGCCGCTGGCGCTGCGGCGCGCGGCGTGCGAGGAGCCCATGGAGCAGGACGAGGGCAAGTGA